One genomic window of Sphingobacteriales bacterium includes the following:
- a CDS encoding tRNA threonylcarbamoyladenosine dehydratase has product MTENSSWLSRTELLLGKEKLELLNKSHVLIAGLGGVGSSAAEMLCRAGIGKLTIADSDVFVASNLNRQIPALLSTMGKSKTKIVKQRLLDINPAIEIETVNDYLKDQKLTDLVSLPFDYVIDAIDTFSPKTFLIIKAMAQGHKIVSSMGSGGKTNPELVRVADISETHTCHLAYQLRKRLRRHGISSGFKAVFSTEKTDKNSMIYTDEALNKKTNIGTISYMPVIFGCFCAAVVIRDLTGIEPENRVIDFH; this is encoded by the coding sequence ATGACAGAAAACAGCTCATGGCTATCCAGAACTGAATTATTGCTTGGAAAAGAAAAACTTGAACTGCTTAATAAATCCCATGTATTGATTGCAGGATTGGGTGGAGTAGGGTCGTCTGCTGCTGAAATGCTTTGCAGGGCAGGAATCGGAAAACTGACCATAGCCGACAGCGATGTCTTTGTTGCCTCCAATCTGAACAGGCAGATTCCGGCTCTTTTATCCACCATGGGTAAATCCAAAACAAAAATTGTTAAACAACGCCTCCTTGATATAAATCCGGCAATTGAAATCGAAACAGTCAATGATTACCTGAAAGACCAGAAGTTAACAGACCTTGTTTCCCTGCCCTTTGATTATGTAATAGATGCAATAGATACCTTTTCTCCGAAAACCTTTTTAATCATAAAGGCAATGGCTCAGGGACATAAAATTGTCAGCTCTATGGGAAGCGGGGGAAAGACAAACCCTGAACTGGTCAGGGTAGCTGATATTTCAGAAACCCATACCTGTCATCTGGCTTATCAATTACGGAAAAGGCTGAGAAGACATGGGATTTCATCAGGATTTAAAGCTGTTTTCTCAACTGAAAAAACAGATAAAAATTCAATGATCTATACTGACGAAGCGCTGAACAAAAAAACAAACATTGGAACTATTTCCTATATGCCTGTCATTTTCGGGTGCTTTTGTGCAGCAGTGGTTATCAGAGATTTAACAGGAATAGAGCCGGAAAATAGAGTAATTGATTTTCATTGA